The window CTCGTTGGCTCATCAAAAAAAAGTATATCAGGATTTTGTGCAAGGGCACGAGCAATGGATACGCGTTGTTGTTGACCACCCGAAAGCTGATATGGGTAGGTATCAGCTTTATCAGCTAGGCCCATCTGCTGCAATAAATGCATAGCAATTTCATTCGCTTGCTCTCTCGTCTGTTTGCCTACATTAATTGGTGCTTCCGTAATGTTACGAAGTACCGTAAAATGCGGAAATAGATTAAAATTCTGAAAAACGAGCCCAAAATATGAACGAATTTTTTTCAGTTGAGAGGAGTTTGCATAAACAGCTTTCCCGTTTGTATCGTTTACAACCATTGGTTCTCCCTTGTAATAGATAGAACCTGTATCAACTGTTTCAAGCATAGTTGCACAACGAAGTAATGTGGATTTCCCTGAGCCAGATGGACCAATTATCCCGACCACCTGTCCCTGGGATACTGTCATTGAAATATCTTTCAATACTTCGTTATCACCAAACGCTTTACCAATATTCTTCATTTCTAGCAAAGTCATAAATTGATAGCCCCTATTTATAAATATTCATCCGTTTTTCGAAACCTTCCATAATCCAAGCTACTACATAGTTCATGATATAGTAGAATGCACCAGCGACAACGAACGGCAGTACTGATGATTTAGCTGATGCGAGTGCCTTTGCGGCAGTAAACATTTCTCCAACAGATATCACCATCGCTAATGACGTGTCCTTAACTAACGTGATTACTTCATTCGTTATTGATGGCAGAATCCGTTTGATAACTTGTGGAAAGATAATCCGGAAGAATGTTTGGACCTTGTTAAAACCCAACACTTGTGCAGCTTCATATTGCCCACTAGGCATAGATTCTATGCCGCCTCGATAAATCTCAGCAAAATACGCTGTATAATTTAACACGAAACCTATAATAACAGCATAGAATCTATATTCGCCACTAATTGACACACCAAAAATATAATATGGTCCAAAATATACCACCATTAACTGTAGCATAAGTGGCGTGCCACGCATAATAGAGATATAAATCTTCATACTCCAGCGCAATATTTTATTTTTAGACATGCGCCCGAATGCTACCAATAAACCAAACGGTAGTGAAAACACAAGTGTAAGAATAAATATTTTGACTGTAGTCATTAGACCTACAGAAAGTTGACTGAATATCACAGCCAAATCATTTGAAATGATACCTTCTAACATAATGTTTCCACTCCTGTAACGCCTAAGCTGCTAATTATTTCCCGATAATTGTTATATCTTTACCAAACCATGATTCTGAGATTTCTGCAAGCTTACCATCAGCAGCCATCTCAAGAAGAGTTGCTTCAACTTTATCACGCAATTCAGTATTTCCTAGCTTAAATCCAACGCCAAATACTTCTGCGCCAACTGACTCATCTAGCACTTTATAGTTAGCACCTTTTTTCTCAATATTAAAACGCGCAACAATCTCATCCATAACAACTGCATCAACTGCACCAGACTCTAGTTCCATCAACGCATTTAAATTCGTTTGCGTTTTTACAAGATTACCAATAGAATCTTTCAATGCAACATTTCCTTCAATCGCAGTAAGTGCACTAGAATCATCTTGTACAGCTACAGATTTGCCTGCGACATCAGCCAGTGTTGTAATATCAGAATTCTTTAGTACTACAACAACTTGGTTATTTTCCATATATGGTTGAGTCCAAGTATATTCGCTTTTACGTGCTTCAGTTATAGTAAATCCATTCCAAACGACATCGACGTTACCAGATTCAAGCTCCATATCCTTAGCTGACCAAGAGATAGGTTGAAGCTTTAATGTATAGCCTAAGCGATCTGCAACTTCTTTCGCAAGGTCTAAATCGAAACCAACAAAAGAACCATCATCAGCAACGTACCCCATTGGAGGAAACTCTTTGTCAAATCCAACTATAAAAGTATCCTTAACTTCATTACCGCTTTTACTGCTATTTCCACCACAAGCTGTTAATACTGTTACTGCTAAGACTAATGATAAAATCAAAATTAAATACTTTTTCATTTTCCATCCCCCATTTTCTATTAAATAAATGTTCTTCTCTAAGTTACCATTTTAATATATTAGCCTACTAAAGTAAACTAGTAAGAGATGCTGTTTTGCAAAAACGTGCCTTTTTTCAAATCGTCAAAAGCTTTATCCAATTCTTCCTTAGTATTCATGACTATAGGACCACCCCAAACTACTGGTTCCGCTAGGAGTTTCGAACTTATATATAACACTTGGGCACTTTTATCCGTAGCCATTATCTCAACATGGTCGCCGGAGGTAAGTTTTACCGCTGTCTTTTCTTTTATCAACTCTCCACCTACATATGCGTCCCCTAATAAGGTAAACACCATGACGGAGCGCTCTCCTTCTGTATTTAAGACCATAGGTGAATGCGGGTTTAGGTGTATGTCGTAATAATCCAGCGGAAGATATTTGCTCACATATCCTTTTCTTCCCTCATATTCGCCAGCGAGCAATCTCAGCTTGCCGTTCTCCAGCTCAATTTCTTCAATTTCAGAGTTCTTGATACTGCGATAAGCCGGCGGAGCCATTTTGTCCTTTGCCGGAAGATTAAGCCAAAACTGCACTCCAAGCAATCTTGTGGATGCCGGTATTTTTTCTTCATGTAAAATACCAGAACCAGCTGTCATCCATTGGACTTCTCCTTCTCCAATTGTATCCTCATTACCCAGGCTATCTCTATGTGTCATATATCCACGATACACATAACTGATAGTTTCGATTCCTCTGTGAGGGTGCATGGGAAATCCCGCAGTGTAATCATCGGGATTGGTACTGTCAAAGGAATCGAGCATTAAAATCGGATCGTATTCCTGAATAGTTCTGTTCCCCAAAACTCTGACTAAATTCACTCCTGCACCATCTTGTGTTCTATAGCCTCTTACCTGTTGCTTAATTTTTCTCTCCATGTTACCCTCCTCCATTCATCTTTAGAATAATCCATAATATAATTATGCTCCAACCATACCTTTATTTTCTTCATGAGTTTTCTCCTAATTTACCAAAGGTTTCATTCAATTGACGGCCAGCTTCTTGAGTAATGGCCTCGAATACAATCGACGACTTCCCTGACCAGGATACTCCAGTAACAATTGTTCTTTTAAGTTCAGTTATCGTCTCAAACACGTCTTATTTGCTTTCTTTATTATACTATTATTTTTTTCAACTACCAATATTTACACCTGGTGTAGCACTATTCTTCGTGTAACCAGTGATCTCATACTTTGATAAGCTTTTTAGCTGTGCATTCTCTCCTTGCTAAAGAAAGAAGAACGCCATGCATAGAATGAAAGACGGGAGAAAAAAAGAATACATCCGCTTAAAATGAAAACCAGACTCTAAAGTGAACTGATGCCTCCAAAGTAGACAGTCTAATTAAAATTAGACCAATATACTTGGAGGCATCATATCAAAGAGCCTGGTTATTTATTAAGACAATCTCATCTTGAAATCTTGATATCCAAATTGTTGGACGATTTGACATTCGCCATCTTTATCTTGAAGTGCGATCGCAGGTAAAGGCATACCATTAAAGGTCGTGTTCTTAACCATTGAGTAAATAGCCATATCTCCAAACACTAATCGATCGCCAGGTTTTAACGGCTCATCAAAGGAATAATCCCCTATGACATCACCTGCTAGGCAGGTTTGACCACCTAGACGATACGTATAAGGTTTCTCACCTGCTTCTCCAGAACCAAAAAGAGGAGGGCGGTAAGGCATCTCTAATACATCTGGCATATGACAAGATGCGGACGTATCAAGGATAGCGATATCGATTCCATTGATATGATTATCAAGAACAGTAGTGACTAAATACCCTGCATTGAGTGCAACCGCTTCACCAGGCTCAAGGTATACGCTTAAGCCATATTTTTCTTGCATTCTTTTAATGCAGCTTTCTAATCGAGGAATATCATAATCTTCTCTAGTAATGTGATGACCACCACCAAAGTTGATCCATTCCATTTGTGATAGCCAAGGGCCGAACTTTTCTTCTACTGCATTTAGTGTTTTTTCTAAGTCGTCTGAGTTTTGCTGACATAATGTGTGAAAATGCAATCCAGAAATGCCTTCTAGCAAATCAGGGCGAAAATGTTCTATTGTTACACCAAAACGTGATCCAGGAGAGCAAGGATTGTATATGGCATGACCAATCTGTGTAGAGCATTCAGGATTAATTCGTAATCCCATTTTCTTACCAGCTTTCATAACCTTATCTTTAAATCTTTCGATTTGAGAAAATGAGTTAAAGATAATATGGTCACAAATGGATATAATCTCATCTATCTCGTCATCACGGTATGCAGGAGCAAAGACATGATTTTCTTTTCCCATTTCCTCATATCCAAGACGAGCTTCATAGAGACCACTAGCAGTTGTACCCGTTAAATACTCTCCAATGAGCGGATACATTTTATACATAGAAAAAGCTTTTTGAGCTAAAACAATTTTGCATCCTGTACGGTCCATGACCCCACGCAGGATTCTTAAATTTTTCTCTAATAGGGCCTCATCTACTACATAGCACGGGGTAGGTAACTCTGTAAATTTCATCTTAGTCTACAAGCTCCGGATCAAAGCTTTCTTTCCATGGTAATCCCCATTTATTCAGTGCTTCCATAAATGGATCTGGATCGAACTCTTCAATATTATAAACACCTTTTTTATCCCATGTTCCTGTCATTAACATCATGGCACCAATCATTGCGGGAACTCCTGTTGTATATGCTACCGCTTGAGAGCCCACCTCTTCGTAGCACTTTTCGTGAACACAAACGTTATATACATAGTAGGTCTTGTCTTGTCCATTCTTTTTACCACGGAAGATACAACCTATATTCGTTTTCCCTTTTGTACGTGGTCCTAATGAAGAAGGATCTGGTAATACTGCTTTTAAGAATTGTAATGGTACAATTTGCTTACCTTCAAATTCAATTGGCTCAATGGAAGTCATTCCAACGTTTTCAAGACATTTTAAGTGCGTAAGATAGCTTTGTCCAAAGGTCATAAAGAAGCGAATACGTTTTAATCCAGGCATATTTACCGCAAGGGATTCAAGCTCTTCATGGTAAAGAAGGTACATATCTTTTTCCCCTACTTCAGGGAAGTTATATGTTCTTTTAATTTCCATTGGCTTCGTTTCAATCCACTCGCCATTTTCCCAGTATCTTCCGTTCGCTGATACTTCACGAATATTAATTTCTGGATTGAAATTGGTTGCAAAAGGATATCCATGATCTCCAGCATTACAATCAAGAATGTCAATATACTCTATTTCATCAAAGTAGTGCTTAAGTGCGTAAGCAGAGAATACTCCTGTTACACCAGGGTCAAAGCCGCTACCAAGAAGAGCAGTAATACCAGCTTCTTCAAAACGCTGACGGTAATCCCATTGCCATTTATATTCAAATTTTGCCGTATCCTCTGGCTCATAATTTGCAGTATCTAAGTAATTTGTTTTTGTTGCTAAACAAGCATCCATTATCGTTAAATCTTGATAAGGTAGAGCTAAATTCATAACAAGATCAGGCTTGACTTGTTCAATTAAAGCAATTAACTCATCTACATTATCTGCATCTACTTGTGCAGTTGTAATTTTAGTTTTTCCGCCGTCTAATTTTTCTTTTAAGGCATCGCATTTTGATTTCGTACGACTAGCAATGCAGATTTCTTCGAATACTTCACTATTTTGAACACACTTGTGAATAGCTACTGATCCTACTCCGCCACAACCAATAATAAGTGCTTTTCCCATTTCACATGTCTCCTAACCATTTAATTTTTTAGCTGAGCAAAACAACCCGAAAAACAACAAAAAAGCAGGTGTAAACGCATAATCGCGCACAACACTTGCTTTTGATATAATCCATTAATATTAATTATAAGCACACTTTAACCGCAGTCATAACTAAACAATACAGTATAGTCCCATGACCTATGTAAATAGCTTTTTAATATTCAGATATATCGTACTATCATCAGAGTCTATATAGCAAATAATTACTTTTACCACTCTTATTGATCGTTTCACAAGTTGATGTGCAATGCACCGGTTATAAAGTAACCAACTTATAAAATTTGAGCTTTTAACTCAATCAATAAAGCAACTAAAGTTGCCGATCGGCATTTGACCCGGCTGTCCGTATGGCCTTAACCTCATGAAGAAGTGGTCATAATTATCTGCGTGGAAAGACTCAAGTAGATATATTGAATAGTAGCTTTCCAATTAACGCTTCTTTATTCTATCAGTATATACATGAATCTACAATAGGCAAATTAAAATTTTTCGCAAATTTCGACATGACATTCTTTCTCATCCAGGATTCTCAGAATATATTTTAAACAAATACATTAAAAAATTAAACGCTATCATTGTAATCGTAAACATTATCATTTATAATTTCATTAAAGATTAAGGAGGTTTTCCATGTCTGTATCTGAACAACTAAAAATTTTATGCGTAAAACTTGACGTCAGCGTTTCAGAGCTTGGTCGCATGGCCGGAAAAAGCCCGCAAGCATTCAGCCAGAAGTTAAAAAGAGAGAGTTTTACAGTTGATGAGCTTAAACACATCGCCGAGGCGACAGGCTGTAAATATGAAGGCTCCTTTGTTATGCTTAATGGCGAAAGGGTAACATACTAAATGGTGAAGTGAGGGTCTACAATGAACATTTATGATAAAATTGACCAGCTAAAGTCATTAATTGATATACATCGGCCGTTTGAGGGTGAGCTCCTGAATGGAATAAAAGCCTATTATCGCATAGGGCTTACATGGTCGAGCAATGCCATAGAGGGGAATACACTTACCGAAAGTGAAACTAAGGTTCTTCTAGAGGATGGATTAACTGTCGGAGGCAAACCGCTCCGCGATACTTTTGAGGCCCTTGGTCATGCCCAAGCATACGACTTCATGTTTACGTTGCTGAATAGCCGCCAGATCACTGAAACCGACACCATGACTATGCACCGGATGTTCTATAAGGACATAGATGCCGAGACAGCTGGGCAGTATCGTACCCGACCTGTTATCATAACTGGTTCTAAATTTGCCGTTACTAAAGTTGAGAAAATTCAAGAGGAGATGGAGAAGTTATTCCAGTGGGTGCTTAAGGAGCGAGACAGACACCACCCTGTAGAGTTTGCAGCTCAACTTCATAAGAAGTTTGTATTTATTCACCCTTTTATTGATGGCAACGGAAGGATATCACGACTGTTAATGAATACGGCACTTATTCAGGATGGATATATGATGGCTGTAATTCCGCCAATCCTGCGACAAGAGTATATCAGTTTACTGGAACGAGCTCACAAGGATGATAGGCCTTTTATGGACTTTATAGCAGAGCGTGTGCTAGAGTCCGAGAAAGAGATAATTCGCTTGCTTCATATTACCCTTCCCTAAAATATACCCACTCAACATATCCCTTTATAAAAAGATATGCTGAGAGGGTTTTATTCTTTCTCATCCATGTTCTTTGCTTTCTCTGCAAATTCTAGTAGAAACTTGTCATAGTCAGACATGAAAATCCTATCTTGAATGATGCGATACTTTTCAAATTCACTTTCGGCATGTAATTTTGCTATTTCTGCTGTTACTTTTCCTGCATCTTTCAGTAAACCATATTGGAACATTTCAATAAAGGCATTCAACCGCGTTTCCCAATCTTGCATGGTTAAGGGAATTTTTCGTTCGGCCATGTTTTCAGCAAAATCTAAGTATGAGCTTACCATACGATGTAATTGATTCAATTCAAATTCGGACAAATAGTTTTTAGCAACCGTAACATCAGTAATTTTAATTTTTCCATCGGGGGCATCTTGCCAAGTAGTTAGTCCCATATGCTCTTTTTCGCTATTTGCTCTGCCAACGATAAGTTCCGCAGCAGTATGCCCGTGAACTGCGAAGTGCATTTTATTCTGTACCGTTGCGTAAAAACGTTTTGTAGATTTTGCGTTTTTATCATAATCAATTGCCGTTGCATATAAGTCAGTTATTTTTTGATAAAACTTTCGCTCACTGGCGCGAATTTCTCTTATCCTTGCTAACTGCTCCTCGAAATATTTGTCAGTTATGTATGATCCACTTTTTAATCGTTCATCATCCATAACCCAACCTTTAATCGTGTAATCCTTTACAATCTGATTCGCCCATTTACGGAATTGGACAGCACGTTCATTATTCACTTTAAAACCCACAGCAATAACCATCTGCAAGTTATAGTGATTAGTATCGTAGGTTTTACCATCAGCAGCAGTTATTCGAAATTTTCGAATAACTGAACTCTCCTCTTGTTCCGAGTCGACAAATATCTTTTTGATATGGTAGTTAATTGTATGTGTTTCCACATCATACAGAGTAGCCATAATTTTTTGTGTCAGCCATATATTTTCATCCTCATATCGCATTTCAAAGTTGTCTTGATTTTCTCCCATTGAAGCGACAAAAGTCAGATACTCTGCGGCTGAACTACGGATTGTAATCTCATTTTTCTTTTTCTTTAGCATATTCTCTAGTCTCCTATAACTCACTTACTCATGGATGGAATTGAGCAATTTCAATACTGTATTTGATATCAGCCGCACATAACGAGTGTTTTTAAAGTGCTTGCTTACTAAAAAAATAACCCGTACAGAAATGGATTTATTATAATAAAACGGCCCACCTTGGGACACGTTGTTAAGAGGTGCAGGCGGGATTTGTTATAATATTATACTAAAAATAATCAGTTATTACTGCTTTTTCATCTGCTGGTATTTCCTCTATATGGAGTATAGTCTTTTTTGAACGGATTAGATATGGTGGTAGAGCAAAATATAAGGACTAAATATCCATGGCCCAATTTGAAAATCTGCTAGCTTAATAGTGCTGGTCAGTAAAAGTGTAGTAAGCCGCAATAGAAAGTAATGTTCTTTGATTCACTTCAAAGTCTTCCCCATAAAAAACAGATAACATAAAGCTATTTTCCAGAGAAGATCTCCATACCTCACCAATACCACTGAATACAGCATTTTCATTTTCTAGCACATATCGCCTTAAATGATTAAACAAACCTAAGTAATTTGGACTGTTTGCCATAAAAGCTTCCTGGAATTTAATACGTATTTCAGAATTATTTTGACTTACAATAATAGTAGCTGTTTTATCATCATGAAGTATTACTTCTTTAACAATACCCATAATTAGTCTGGGTGTGTTTTCATCGGTTTCCTTTAACATATCTACTGTTCTTTTTGGTAGATTTGGACCCCTTAAACCTTTTCGCGCAATTTCAGCTTCTTCGGTACCGCCAGATAACACTAAACTTACTGATGGTTTTTTTCTTTTTGTAACCGTTGTAGGATTATTCTTCTTATTTTTTTTATCCTCCCTAATCCGAGCTTTTTCTTCTTCTGTCATATTATATAATAGGTAAGCCTCTCTTAACGCCCTCTTTTTTCTTTCCTCTGATAATTCAACATTAATAAAATTAGTGGTATCTGTTCCGACTCTTCCTTTAATTCGTTCAAACTGATATATACATTTTTCAATATGGTCATCTTTATTCCACGTTTTGAAATACTTTCTCGAACCTCCACTAAAGATAACCCTTGCCACGCAACTTTCAGTCGGACAAAATAAAAAACCTTTAAGCTTATTATTATACAGCTTTGAATCAACTTGATTAAGAAAATATTCAGCTTTTTCTTCACCGTTAATATATCTCGCTGACTTAATAGACATTTTTTCATCACCTCGAACACCATGAAAGTTTTAAGCTATGTAATACATGTATTATCTTCTCTCTTCTGCCTTTGTTACTCTAATAAGTTTAGGCACACTCCTTTTTACAAATTTTTACTAATATAAATTTATTTCGACGCCATTAGCAGAAACCCTTGTTCGAAAATCGTCATATTTTGTCGATTGAAATAAATATTTTCATAAAAATCCTTTGCATATGGATGTGACCCTAAAAAGTTAGAGTTTTATATTAGGTAGCTAATTGGCTGGTGTAAATTTGGCATTTTACTGGACTCATACCTGCCAATTTTTGCCGCATACGCTTGTTGTTAGAATAATCAATAAATTTAGCTATAAATAAACACCCCAAAAGTCAGTTTTTACTCTAACTTTTGGGGTGCATTACACTACTGGGATGGCAATTCTCCTGCCATACTCCCCAAATCCACTTTATAAATGAAGTATACCTATATCCATTTTTTCACTTGCTAAATAGTACGAGTATATCAATGCTGCGGGCAACTGTCTTATTTGTATATTCTGTAAACCGAGAGCATCTAACATTTCTATATTGACGTATCCTTTATTAATAATGCTATGTTGTTCGGTTGGCATCAAAAAGCAATTTTTAACATCTTGAATTCCATGATCATTAACAAATTTTTTATATGCCAACTGATATAGGTACTGCTTTGTAATATCACCAATTCCAGGTTGTCCACGCAGTTCTTTTCCATGCTCAAGTTGAATATTATAATACTTAGCATCAAATATAATGAACTGATGTGAGTTATTCATCTTATGGATTGACACAAGGTCTGGAACGAGGGTATCCCTAGCGGTCTTTTGAAATTCAGAACTATCTTGCTTATAACCATTCCACTTTGGCTTTTCTATTAATGAAATGAGTAGGTCATAAGGATTATATCCGTCAGTTAAAGAAATAGACAGTGAACCGAGTGGAGTCTGTAATTGATTGTCTAGTACTTCCGCACACACCTTTTCCCATACTAGATTAAAACTGTTTGTACCAAACATAGTGAAACAATCAATTTCTGTAAGAACGCTACAATGTGCAACATAAGCATATAACGTCTTTAGTAATAACTGCTTTCTTGTATTAAACTGCAAATTCAATTCATTTTGTATGCGGTAAAGTATATAGTTTGTTTCTCCAAAGTCATCTAGTTCTTCATCAGACATTCCAACTGGTAGGATATCAAACAAATCCAGCAAATCTGCATCTTGTAGTTCTCTAGAGCAAATACTTACAATTGATTCATGAAGCCTTTTAAAGTAATCAAAATCATCATTAATACATTTTTGTGTAAACAGTTCTGTGTAATATGGTCGATTGTTACAGAGATAAGTAAAAGTCTCATTTATCGTCTTGTCCCACAGTATTTCACCAGAACCATTAGTTTCAATTATATTTTTTATATTCGTATATGCACCATTTTCGTAATAGTCATGTAGCAAGAAAATCATAACAGCAAGTAAGTTGAAAGCACTGCTTTCACTATTATCATTATACATACGAATGATTTGCTCTTTGGCATTATACTTTTCAAGAACCTTTATTATTATTTTTAACTCTGTTAAAGGCTCATTATTAGATAAGATATATTTAGGATAGCATTTTAATACACAACCCCAAACAGTTATTACACCAACGAAAGTAAACACATAAAGGTATTCGTTCTCACCAATCTCTACATCTGCAACTTCAATATCTTCGTCCATAAGATCTGACATATTTTTTTGAGAATCCGTTGCTTTAACAGCCTTTAGAACACCAAACTCTTTCAAGCGCTTAATAATACCTACCGTTTTTTCTTCCGAACATTGAAAGATGCCCTGTAATTCAGCTTGATTGTATCTTTTCTGTTCTCGGACAAACTTCGATATCATTCCGCACCGTCCTCCGTAATGTTAATTGCAGGAGCAGGAGCAGGAAATTTATTACTGATATTTTTGGCAAAGATAAATATACCCTTATCCTCAAACTCTTTACAAATAGAAGAGTATTTCGTCTTATCATTACAACCATCAAAAAGAGTCTGGCGTTTTTGCTTTGCTGCGTCATCAAATAGATACATGATAACTTTGCTCTTAAATGTGGCAATAAACTTTTGTGGGTCAATAGGCTCAGTTTCAGGAACGATTTTCTTTGACAGGAAATAAGGGCCAAGCAACTTATCCTCATTCAACTTATATGAAAGAAGTTCAGTATTTATTGCTTTACGCAATTCATTCCACTCAACGATTCTCTTGTTTACACCTTTACCAAGTTCAACAGTTTTACCTGCTATTTTTTCTTCGCTATCATCAATACCTAAATAAGTGAAGTCCCATCTACGTTTGAATGCAGTATCCATCGGGAATACGCCTTGGTCAGCACTATTCATAGTTGCCCAGATAAACATATTATCTGGGATTTTGATTTCAGAATACTCTTGTGGCTTTCCACCTAATTCTTTAGCAAGATATTTTTTAATGTCCTCAGATGTCTGAATAGCATATTCACTGACATTATCCTCATCACGGTCTAATAACTGGAATATATCACCAAATACAGCTGCAACATTCGATCTGTTGATTTCTTCAACAATTAATAAATATGGCTTAGGATTTTCTGACTTAGCATTTTTAAGTGCTTTAACATACGTCCTCATAAATGGGCCAGGAACGTATTCATATGCAATTTCACTAGCAGGCCTATTATTTGAAATCAGATTTACATATGGCCTAATCGCACGACCATGATTTCGTTCAACGCTATTATCACCACTAGCATCAGAGCCATCTTTTTTCTTAGTTTTAAACTTGTCATCATTATATAGCCCTAGCAAAAGTGGTAAGCGAGTTAAATCGCCATCTTTA of the Desulfuribacillus stibiiarsenatis genome contains:
- a CDS encoding amino acid ABC transporter ATP-binding protein → MTLLEMKNIGKAFGDNEVLKDISMTVSQGQVVGIIGPSGSGKSTLLRCATMLETVDTGSIYYKGEPMVVNDTNGKAVYANSSQLKKIRSYFGLVFQNFNLFPHFTVLRNITEAPINVGKQTREQANEIAMHLLQQMGLADKADTYPYQLSGGQQQRVSIARALAQNPDILFFDEPTSALDPELTGEILAVIRELASKHMTMVIVTHEMSFARDVADYILFMDKGVVVEQGNAVDLVNNPQHERTKLFLKRFDNK
- a CDS encoding amino acid ABC transporter permease, translated to MLEGIISNDLAVIFSQLSVGLMTTVKIFILTLVFSLPFGLLVAFGRMSKNKILRWSMKIYISIMRGTPLMLQLMVVYFGPYYIFGVSISGEYRFYAVIIGFVLNYTAYFAEIYRGGIESMPSGQYEAAQVLGFNKVQTFFRIIFPQVIKRILPSITNEVITLVKDTSLAMVISVGEMFTAAKALASAKSSVLPFVVAGAFYYIMNYVVAWIMEGFEKRMNIYK
- a CDS encoding amino acid ABC transporter substrate-binding protein; the encoded protein is MKKYLILILSLVLAVTVLTACGGNSSKSGNEVKDTFIVGFDKEFPPMGYVADDGSFVGFDLDLAKEVADRLGYTLKLQPISWSAKDMELESGNVDVVWNGFTITEARKSEYTWTQPYMENNQVVVVLKNSDITTLADVAGKSVAVQDDSSALTAIEGNVALKDSIGNLVKTQTNLNALMELESGAVDAVVMDEIVARFNIEKKGANYKVLDESVGAEVFGVGFKLGNTELRDKVEATLLEMAADGKLAEISESWFGKDITIIGK
- a CDS encoding pirin family protein, yielding MERKIKQQVRGYRTQDGAGVNLVRVLGNRTIQEYDPILMLDSFDSTNPDDYTAGFPMHPHRGIETISYVYRGYMTHRDSLGNEDTIGEGEVQWMTAGSGILHEEKIPASTRLLGVQFWLNLPAKDKMAPPAYRSIKNSEIEEIELENGKLRLLAGEYEGRKGYVSKYLPLDYYDIHLNPHSPMVLNTEGERSVMVFTLLGDAYVGGELIKEKTAVKLTSGDHVEIMATDKSAQVLYISSKLLAEPVVWGGPIVMNTKEELDKAFDDLKKGTFLQNSISY
- the nspC gene encoding carboxynorspermidine decarboxylase; protein product: MKFTELPTPCYVVDEALLEKNLRILRGVMDRTGCKIVLAQKAFSMYKMYPLIGEYLTGTTASGLYEARLGYEEMGKENHVFAPAYRDDEIDEIISICDHIIFNSFSQIERFKDKVMKAGKKMGLRINPECSTQIGHAIYNPCSPGSRFGVTIEHFRPDLLEGISGLHFHTLCQQNSDDLEKTLNAVEEKFGPWLSQMEWINFGGGHHITREDYDIPRLESCIKRMQEKYGLSVYLEPGEAVALNAGYLVTTVLDNHINGIDIAILDTSASCHMPDVLEMPYRPPLFGSGEAGEKPYTYRLGGQTCLAGDVIGDYSFDEPLKPGDRLVFGDMAIYSMVKNTTFNGMPLPAIALQDKDGECQIVQQFGYQDFKMRLS
- a CDS encoding saccharopine dehydrogenase family protein, translating into MGKALIIGCGGVGSVAIHKCVQNSEVFEEICIASRTKSKCDALKEKLDGGKTKITTAQVDADNVDELIALIEQVKPDLVMNLALPYQDLTIMDACLATKTNYLDTANYEPEDTAKFEYKWQWDYRQRFEEAGITALLGSGFDPGVTGVFSAYALKHYFDEIEYIDILDCNAGDHGYPFATNFNPEINIREVSANGRYWENGEWIETKPMEIKRTYNFPEVGEKDMYLLYHEELESLAVNMPGLKRIRFFMTFGQSYLTHLKCLENVGMTSIEPIEFEGKQIVPLQFLKAVLPDPSSLGPRTKGKTNIGCIFRGKKNGQDKTYYVYNVCVHEKCYEEVGSQAVAYTTGVPAMIGAMMLMTGTWDKKGVYNIEEFDPDPFMEALNKWGLPWKESFDPELVD
- a CDS encoding helix-turn-helix domain-containing protein; this translates as MSVSEQLKILCVKLDVSVSELGRMAGKSPQAFSQKLKRESFTVDELKHIAEATGCKYEGSFVMLNGERVTY
- a CDS encoding Fic family protein, coding for MNIYDKIDQLKSLIDIHRPFEGELLNGIKAYYRIGLTWSSNAIEGNTLTESETKVLLEDGLTVGGKPLRDTFEALGHAQAYDFMFTLLNSRQITETDTMTMHRMFYKDIDAETAGQYRTRPVIITGSKFAVTKVEKIQEEMEKLFQWVLKERDRHHPVEFAAQLHKKFVFIHPFIDGNGRISRLLMNTALIQDGYMMAVIPPILRQEYISLLERAHKDDRPFMDFIAERVLESEKEIIRLLHITLP
- a CDS encoding virulence RhuM family protein, with amino-acid sequence MLKKKKNEITIRSSAAEYLTFVASMGENQDNFEMRYEDENIWLTQKIMATLYDVETHTINYHIKKIFVDSEQEESSVIRKFRITAADGKTYDTNHYNLQMVIAVGFKVNNERAVQFRKWANQIVKDYTIKGWVMDDERLKSGSYITDKYFEEQLARIREIRASERKFYQKITDLYATAIDYDKNAKSTKRFYATVQNKMHFAVHGHTAAELIVGRANSEKEHMGLTTWQDAPDGKIKITDVTVAKNYLSEFELNQLHRMVSSYLDFAENMAERKIPLTMQDWETRLNAFIEMFQYGLLKDAGKVTAEIAKLHAESEFEKYRIIQDRIFMSDYDKFLLEFAEKAKNMDEKE